A part of Oncorhynchus gorbuscha isolate QuinsamMale2020 ecotype Even-year linkage group LG09, OgorEven_v1.0, whole genome shotgun sequence genomic DNA contains:
- the LOC124044450 gene encoding lymphocyte function-associated antigen 3-like: MAGSFFGKVILLLVYFLVEVTGEQQYGGLGREITLTPKVSGQPEDILWKHNGNKVVEFDRSQNVEYGRYKGRTILDWDSGALTIKGLTDADSGPYELEAVVKGKLQYSQHKVGVIDDVAQPSATCVVDTTTPENMDRTLLCSADLQPLTQFIWRSPEGSESPGPELFIPGGENQDSENQESIYTCVVKNPVSEKSAEFTLKNCYTEEGSSSVLAVVLSILLLLVLVAVVAFLLWYYWRKCKKPEAAPRKSEEEKGLVEDTIQVTDTEHVQDNWTNPGQQVLVTPDPTPAQQDLVTEDPTPAQQDLVTTDPTPAQQDLVS; this comes from the exons ATGGCAGGTAGCTTTTTTGGGAAAGTTATACTGCTTTTGGTTTATTTTCTCG TGGAGGTGACAGGTGAACAGCAGTATGGTGGCCTGGGAAGAGAGATCACCCTGACCCCCAAGGTCTCAGGTCAGCCTGAGGACATCCTGTGGAAACACAATGGGAACAAGGTGGTGGAGTTTGATAGGAGTCAGAATGTTGAGTATGGCAGGTATAAAGGCAGGACCATCCTGGACTGGGACTCTGGAGCGCTAACTATCAAAGGTCTCACTGATGCAGACAGTGGGCCCTATGAGTTAGAGGCTGTCGTCAAGGGCAAGCTGCAGTACTCTCAACATAAGGTGGGGGTTATTG ATGATGTGGCACAGCCCAGTGCAACCTGTGTGGTTGACACCACAACCCCAGAGAACATGGACAGAACCCTGCTGTGCTCAGCTGACCTCCAGCCCCTGACCCAGTTCATCTGGAGGAGTCCTGAGGGGTCAGAGAGTCCTGGACCTGAACTGTTCATACCTGGGGGGGAGAACCAGGATTCTGAGAACCAGGAGTCTATCTACACATGTGTGGTGAAAAACCCTGTTAGTGAGAAAAGTGCAGAGTTCACCCTGAAGAACTGCTACACTG AGGAAGGCTCATCCAGTGTCCTGGCTGTGGTCCTGTCCATTCTCCTTCTCCTCGTCTTAGTTGCTGTTGTGGCATTTCTCTTGTGGTACTACTGGAGGAAATGCAAGAAAC CTGAAGCTGCACCGAGAAAATCTGAAGAAGAGAAAGGACTGGTGGAAGATACAATACAAG TGACAGACACAGAGCATGTACAGGACAATTGGACCAACCCAGGCCAACAAGTCCTAGTCACACCAGACCCTACCCCTGCCCAACAAGACCTAGTCACAGAAGACCCCACCCCTGCCCAACAAGACCTAGTCACAACAGACCCTACCCCTGCCCAACAAGACCTGGTTTCATAG